Proteins from a genomic interval of Cupriavidus sp. WKF15:
- a CDS encoding 3-keto-5-aminohexanoate cleavage protein: MHARKTIITCAVTGNIVTPEQYPNLPVTPEQIANAALEAAEAGAAAAHIHVRDPETGRPSMSLEYYDDVIDRIRKRNRTLIINLTTGPGGRFVPSEDEPRVAAPGTTLLHPAKRVEHIAALRPDVCSLDLNTMNSGGDVVINTPANVRKMAAVIRAAGVMPELEIFDSGDLNMALDFIREGVLDGPGLWTFVLGVKYGFAPTPETIFYARNMLPPGAHWSAFGIGRAEFPIVAQAWLAGGHVRVGLEDNIYLEKGVLAPSNAALVAKARDIVRSLGGEIASSQEARRTLGLREA; this comes from the coding sequence ATGCACGCACGCAAGACCATCATCACCTGCGCGGTGACCGGCAACATCGTCACGCCCGAGCAATACCCCAACCTGCCGGTCACGCCGGAGCAGATCGCCAATGCCGCGCTGGAGGCCGCCGAAGCCGGCGCCGCGGCCGCGCACATCCACGTGCGCGATCCCGAGACCGGGCGTCCGTCGATGTCGCTCGAGTACTACGACGACGTCATCGACCGCATCCGCAAGCGCAACCGCACGCTGATCATCAACCTGACCACCGGCCCCGGCGGCCGCTTCGTGCCGAGCGAGGACGAACCGCGCGTGGCCGCCCCGGGCACCACGCTGCTGCACCCGGCCAAGCGCGTGGAGCACATCGCCGCGCTGCGTCCCGACGTGTGCTCGCTCGACCTGAACACCATGAACTCGGGCGGCGACGTGGTCATCAACACGCCGGCCAATGTCCGCAAGATGGCGGCCGTGATCCGCGCGGCCGGCGTCATGCCGGAGCTGGAGATCTTCGACTCGGGCGACCTCAACATGGCGCTCGATTTCATCCGCGAAGGCGTGCTCGACGGCCCCGGCCTGTGGACCTTCGTACTCGGCGTCAAATACGGCTTCGCGCCGACGCCGGAAACCATCTTCTATGCGCGCAACATGCTGCCGCCCGGCGCGCACTGGTCGGCCTTCGGCATCGGCCGCGCGGAGTTCCCGATCGTGGCGCAGGCGTGGCTCGCAGGCGGCCATGTCCGCGTCGGGCTGGAAGACAACATCTACCTGGAAAAGGGCGTGCTCGCACCGAGCAATGCCGCACTGGTCGCCAAGGCGCGCGACATCGTCCGCTCGCTCGGCGGCGAGATCGCGTCATCGCAGGAGGCGCGTCGCACGCTTGGCCTGCGCGAAGCCTGA
- a CDS encoding LacI family DNA-binding transcriptional regulator: protein MSERKRLTLKDLAAEINMHYSTVSRVMNPATRHLVAEDVAARVLALADERGFRPNRIAAGLRTQRSGLVGVVLPDIANPVFPPILAGIEAVLSQQGYVPIVVNAGTDKARQRYVIDQLLGRQVEGLVLATAERDDPVLEYCVAQRIPVVMVNRGEDTGRASCVVSDSLLAMRLTVDHLVGLGHRNIGHIAGPATLSTGFLRREGFVRAVRRHRLRAGQWQVIEAASYSRDAGREACERLLAEFPDITAIAAGNDLIAMGCYDCLRARGLRCPGDISVIGHNDMPFVDALTPPLTTVRIAVHEMGEEAARLLLKQIREPGADAVTVELKPELIVRGSTAAPPVA, encoded by the coding sequence ATGTCCGAGCGCAAACGCCTGACCCTCAAAGACCTCGCCGCCGAGATCAATATGCATTACTCGACGGTGTCGCGCGTGATGAACCCGGCGACGCGGCACCTGGTGGCGGAAGACGTGGCGGCGCGCGTGCTGGCGCTGGCCGACGAACGCGGGTTCCGGCCGAACCGGATCGCGGCAGGCTTGCGCACGCAGCGCTCGGGACTGGTCGGCGTGGTGCTGCCCGATATCGCCAACCCGGTGTTCCCGCCGATCCTGGCGGGCATTGAAGCGGTGCTGAGCCAGCAAGGCTATGTGCCGATCGTGGTCAATGCCGGCACGGACAAGGCACGCCAGCGTTACGTCATCGACCAGTTGCTCGGGCGGCAGGTCGAAGGGCTGGTGCTGGCCACCGCCGAGCGCGACGACCCTGTCCTAGAGTACTGCGTGGCCCAGCGCATTCCCGTGGTCATGGTGAACCGCGGCGAGGACACCGGCCGCGCATCGTGCGTGGTCAGCGACAGCCTGCTGGCCATGCGCCTGACCGTGGACCACCTGGTCGGGCTCGGGCACCGCAACATCGGCCACATTGCGGGGCCCGCCACGCTCTCGACCGGCTTCCTGCGCCGCGAGGGCTTTGTCCGCGCCGTGCGGCGCCACCGCCTGCGGGCCGGGCAATGGCAGGTCATCGAGGCGGCCAGCTATTCACGCGATGCCGGCCGCGAAGCCTGCGAACGGCTGCTGGCCGAATTCCCGGACATCACGGCCATTGCCGCCGGCAATGACCTGATCGCCATGGGCTGCTATGACTGCCTGCGCGCGCGCGGCCTGCGCTGCCCCGGAGACATCTCGGTGATCGGCCACAACGACATGCCGTTCGTCGACGCGCTGACTCCGCCGCTGACCACGGTGCGCATTGCCGTCCATGAAATGGGCGAAGAAGCGGCGCGGCTGCTGCTCAAGCAGATCCGCGAGCCTGGGGCCGACGCTGTGACGGTCGAGCTGAAGCCTGAACTGATTGTGCGTGGGTCGACAGCGGCGCCGCCGGTGGCCTGA
- a CDS encoding tripartite tricarboxylate transporter substrate binding protein, giving the protein MNRPLRRKTLRALFTLPAAAAMLATAPGAMAQPQYPSKPIRLVVPFSAGSATDILARIIGTRMGQNAGYQIIVDNRPGAGGTLGATGVAKAAPDGYTLILVSVGHAINATLYPKLAYDTVKDFAPVSLVASVPNVLVVNAASKYNSVRDIVAAAKANPGAMNFDSAGSGSSTHLSGEMFKMQAGIDVVHIPYKGTGEALTDVMAGRGDMMFAPTVSAMPFVRQGKLKALAVTTAKRAGTLPDIPTVAESGLPGYAFDSWFGILAPAGTPKEIVNALNAEIGKALASADVREKLAVQGAEPRTSTPQEFSTYIQAEIAKLAPVVKQSGVKGGQ; this is encoded by the coding sequence ATGAACCGCCCCCTTCGTCGCAAGACCCTGCGTGCCCTGTTCACGCTGCCGGCCGCTGCGGCCATGCTGGCCACAGCCCCTGGCGCCATGGCGCAGCCGCAATACCCGTCCAAGCCGATCCGCCTCGTGGTGCCGTTCTCGGCCGGCAGCGCGACCGATATCCTGGCCCGTATCATCGGGACCAGGATGGGACAGAACGCCGGCTACCAGATCATCGTCGACAACCGCCCCGGTGCCGGCGGCACGCTGGGCGCCACCGGCGTCGCCAAGGCCGCGCCGGACGGCTACACGCTGATCCTGGTCTCGGTCGGCCATGCCATCAACGCCACGCTGTACCCGAAGCTGGCCTATGACACCGTCAAGGACTTCGCGCCGGTGTCGCTGGTGGCGAGCGTGCCCAATGTGCTGGTGGTGAATGCCGCCAGCAAGTACAACTCCGTGCGCGACATCGTCGCCGCGGCCAAGGCCAATCCCGGTGCCATGAACTTCGACTCGGCCGGCTCGGGCAGCTCCACGCACCTGAGCGGCGAGATGTTCAAGATGCAGGCCGGCATCGACGTGGTCCATATCCCGTACAAGGGCACCGGCGAGGCGCTCACGGACGTGATGGCCGGCCGTGGCGACATGATGTTCGCGCCGACGGTGTCGGCCATGCCGTTCGTGCGCCAGGGCAAGCTCAAGGCCCTGGCCGTGACCACCGCGAAGCGGGCCGGCACCCTGCCCGATATTCCGACGGTGGCGGAATCCGGCCTGCCGGGATACGCCTTCGATTCGTGGTTCGGCATCCTCGCCCCCGCCGGCACGCCGAAGGAGATCGTCAACGCGCTCAATGCCGAGATCGGCAAGGCGCTGGCCTCTGCCGACGTCCGGGAAAAGCTCGCGGTGCAGGGGGCCGAGCCCAGGACATCCACGCCGCAGGAGTTCTCCACGTACATCCAGGCGGAGATCGCGAAGCTGGCGCCGGTCGTGAAGCAGTCGGGCGTCAAGGGCGGCCAGTAG
- a CDS encoding cupin domain-containing protein → MNTTRFAQAPAYFPPNHDGMHCLRLQGHEAGPSESLWLGVSVLLPGGHTSMDASAVEKHYVVLEGEVCIRTPDEAVTLQQFDSVRLAPGEARQVSNPGNRPAMLLLAMPYPKA, encoded by the coding sequence ATGAACACGACCCGCTTCGCCCAGGCGCCGGCGTACTTTCCGCCCAACCACGACGGCATGCATTGCCTGCGCCTGCAAGGGCATGAGGCCGGGCCATCCGAGTCGCTGTGGCTGGGGGTGTCGGTGCTGCTGCCCGGTGGACACACCAGCATGGATGCGTCCGCCGTCGAGAAGCACTACGTCGTGCTCGAAGGCGAAGTCTGCATCCGCACACCCGACGAGGCCGTGACGCTGCAGCAGTTCGATTCGGTCCGGCTCGCGCCGGGCGAAGCGCGGCAGGTGTCAAACCCGGGCAACCGCCCGGCCATGCTGCTGCTGGCCATGCCTTACCCGAAGGCCTGA
- a CDS encoding SDR family oxidoreductase, with translation MSLFSLSGKVAVILGGTGGIGLATGNALAQLGASVVLTGRNRDSADSAAASLPAGNHMGAAAEIGDTASLNALADEVSRHYGRVDILVNTAGFTRAIPHADLDALNDALIDELFAINWRGQFAAIRAFAPHLRANGDGLVVNVGSIAGRTGQGSNVAYCAAKAGLDVMAMSLGRALAPAIRVLNVSPGVVDTGFVPGRDESFNERAARTTPLRRIGQAQDVADAVVACATSLRFATGTTIVVDGGRQLG, from the coding sequence ATGAGCCTCTTCTCCCTTTCCGGCAAGGTTGCCGTGATCCTCGGCGGTACCGGCGGCATCGGCCTGGCTACCGGCAATGCGCTGGCGCAGCTCGGCGCCAGCGTCGTCCTGACCGGCCGCAACCGCGACAGCGCGGACAGCGCGGCCGCATCGCTGCCGGCCGGCAATCACATGGGCGCGGCCGCCGAGATCGGCGACACCGCGTCACTGAACGCGCTTGCCGACGAGGTCAGCCGCCACTACGGGCGCGTCGACATCCTGGTCAATACCGCCGGCTTTACGCGGGCGATTCCACACGCCGATCTTGATGCGCTCAACGATGCCCTGATCGACGAACTGTTCGCCATCAACTGGCGCGGCCAGTTCGCGGCGATCCGCGCATTCGCGCCGCACCTGCGCGCCAACGGCGACGGGCTGGTGGTCAATGTCGGCTCGATCGCGGGGCGCACGGGCCAGGGCAGCAACGTGGCGTACTGCGCGGCCAAGGCCGGGCTGGACGTCATGGCCATGTCGCTGGGCCGCGCGCTGGCGCCGGCCATCCGCGTGCTGAACGTCTCGCCGGGTGTGGTCGACACGGGCTTCGTGCCCGGCCGCGACGAAAGCTTCAACGAACGCGCGGCCAGGACCACGCCGCTGCGCCGCATCGGCCAGGCGCAGGACGTGGCCGACGCCGTCGTCGCCTGCGCCACGTCGCTGCGCTTTGCCACGGGCACCACCATCGTCGTCGACGGCGGACGCCAGCTCGGCTGA
- a CDS encoding zinc-binding alcohol dehydrogenase family protein — protein MNTIRVSEKAAGIDTLQLQLVGTPRPQAGDGQCVIEVASAGVNPSDVKATLGLMPHAVWPRTPGRDYAGTVIDGPSGLVGLQVWGSGGELGIRRDGTHGKYLRVAAQAVREKPATVSLLEAGAVGVPFITAFEGLRRAGMPKPGSVVLVCGGNGKVGQATIQIATALGARVFAVERTAERYRGHASAPVRMIDASNEAIATVVRDETDGHGADIVYNTVGSPYFEQANQAMAIGAAQIFISTIERPVPFDIFAFYRGQHTYVGVDTLALDSSACAGILDQLAPMFASGALKPFPVLPEYTYALADAAEAYRAVLQGATERVVLKP, from the coding sequence ATGAACACGATTCGCGTCAGCGAGAAAGCCGCCGGCATCGACACCCTGCAACTGCAACTGGTGGGTACGCCGCGCCCCCAGGCCGGCGACGGCCAGTGCGTGATCGAAGTGGCCAGCGCCGGCGTCAACCCCAGCGACGTCAAGGCCACGCTTGGCCTGATGCCGCATGCAGTGTGGCCGCGCACGCCAGGCCGCGACTATGCGGGCACCGTGATCGACGGCCCGAGCGGCCTGGTCGGCCTGCAGGTATGGGGCAGTGGCGGCGAACTGGGCATCCGCCGCGACGGCACGCACGGCAAGTACCTGCGCGTGGCCGCGCAAGCGGTGCGCGAAAAGCCGGCCACGGTCTCGCTGCTGGAAGCCGGCGCGGTCGGCGTGCCCTTCATCACCGCCTTTGAAGGCCTGCGCCGCGCCGGCATGCCGAAGCCGGGCAGCGTCGTGCTGGTGTGCGGCGGCAACGGCAAGGTCGGACAGGCCACGATCCAGATCGCCACCGCGCTGGGCGCGCGCGTGTTCGCCGTGGAACGCACCGCCGAGCGCTATCGCGGCCACGCCAGCGCGCCGGTGCGCATGATCGATGCCAGCAATGAAGCCATCGCCACGGTGGTGCGCGACGAGACCGACGGCCACGGCGCCGACATCGTCTACAACACCGTCGGCAGCCCGTACTTCGAGCAGGCCAACCAGGCCATGGCGATCGGCGCGGCGCAGATCTTCATCTCCACCATCGAGCGCCCGGTTCCGTTCGACATCTTCGCGTTCTACCGCGGCCAGCACACCTACGTGGGCGTCGATACGCTCGCGCTGGACAGCAGCGCTTGCGCGGGCATCCTCGACCAGCTCGCGCCGATGTTCGCGTCCGGCGCATTGAAGCCGTTCCCCGTGCTGCCCGAGTACACCTACGCGCTGGCTGACGCTGCCGAGGCCTACCGCGCCGTGCTGCAGGGTGCGACCGAACGCGTGGTGCTCAAGCCATGA